In Actinoplanes derwentensis, the following proteins share a genomic window:
- a CDS encoding serine hydrolase domain-containing protein encodes MIKLRFVLFGVVTGLLIGSPVRAVSPDEITFRSDVLRPGNPRQAGLLPGPIESLPVIAASYLTPTADHPGHPAYAGAAVLAARHGIVVSRFAVGDAVRYASPTEELPVERRVPARVDTLWDLASISKLFTTIVVLQQVEAGRVDLDAPVTRYLPGFAAAGVTARHLLTHTSGLPAFRPFYSTDSTPELRLAVAQATPADAGTTPGKQYTYSDIGLIALGVLAERVTGKPLADAVRAGITEPLRMRDTGYRPTIVDRTAATEFQPYAGRGLVRGEVHDENAWSLGGVAGHAGIFSTVDDLAILCQTLLNGGIYRGTRILSARTVRAALVNYNADLLPQYPDSSRGLGFELAKHSYMDGMTSPVTFGHTGFTGTSVVIDPLDQSFLVLLSNRVHPDRAWGTNTVARRALARAFAAARPIGAPPGGGEVWRTELRDGAVMTLTASASQGPFQLWYDTQPGLDTLTVESFAGSVSAGSAPAAEAAWKPVALTLRSGYERATSDGVVSGFGGRHWWTVTSAVPPGSALRFTYRTDAASQGRGVLVAGIGHVDAADGWTPQQL; translated from the coding sequence ATGATCAAGCTTCGGTTCGTGCTGTTCGGCGTGGTTACCGGTCTCCTGATCGGTTCACCCGTGCGAGCCGTCAGCCCGGACGAAATCACCTTTCGGAGTGACGTGCTGCGCCCTGGAAATCCCCGTCAAGCGGGTCTACTGCCCGGCCCGATCGAGTCACTTCCGGTCATCGCGGCCTCCTACCTGACGCCGACAGCGGACCATCCGGGGCATCCGGCGTATGCGGGGGCTGCGGTGCTGGCCGCTCGGCACGGGATCGTGGTGTCGCGGTTCGCCGTCGGGGACGCGGTTCGGTATGCCAGTCCCACTGAGGAACTGCCGGTGGAGCGGCGTGTTCCGGCTCGGGTGGACACGCTGTGGGATCTGGCTTCAATTTCGAAGCTGTTCACCACGATCGTGGTGCTTCAGCAGGTCGAGGCGGGCCGGGTTGATCTGGACGCCCCGGTCACCAGGTATCTGCCGGGATTCGCGGCTGCCGGAGTGACTGCCCGGCACCTGCTCACGCACACATCAGGTTTGCCCGCCTTTCGCCCGTTCTACTCCACCGATTCCACACCTGAGCTACGGCTAGCCGTAGCTCAGGCAACCCCGGCTGACGCCGGCACCACCCCCGGCAAGCAGTACACCTACTCCGACATCGGACTGATCGCACTCGGAGTGCTTGCCGAACGGGTCACCGGGAAACCACTCGCCGACGCCGTTCGCGCCGGAATCACCGAGCCGCTGCGGATGCGCGACACCGGCTATCGCCCCACGATCGTCGACCGGACCGCGGCGACCGAGTTCCAGCCGTACGCGGGCCGGGGCCTGGTCCGTGGTGAGGTGCACGACGAGAACGCCTGGTCGCTCGGTGGTGTCGCCGGGCACGCCGGAATCTTCTCCACCGTCGACGACCTGGCGATCCTGTGCCAGACCCTGCTCAACGGCGGCATCTACCGGGGAACCCGGATCCTGTCGGCACGGACGGTCCGTGCCGCGCTGGTGAACTACAACGCCGACCTGCTGCCGCAGTATCCGGACAGCAGCCGCGGACTCGGGTTCGAACTGGCCAAACACTCGTACATGGACGGCATGACCTCGCCGGTCACGTTCGGGCACACCGGATTCACCGGCACCTCGGTCGTCATCGACCCGCTCGACCAGTCGTTCCTCGTCCTGCTCAGCAACCGGGTCCACCCGGACCGCGCGTGGGGCACCAACACGGTGGCCCGGCGCGCGCTGGCCAGGGCGTTCGCCGCGGCCCGTCCGATCGGGGCGCCGCCCGGCGGGGGAGAGGTCTGGCGGACCGAACTTCGCGACGGCGCGGTCATGACACTCACCGCGAGCGCGAGTCAGGGTCCGTTCCAGCTCTGGTACGACACCCAGCCCGGCCTCGACACGCTGACCGTCGAGTCCTTCGCCGGTTCGGTCTCCGCTGGTTCGGCCCCGGCCGCCGAGGCCGCTTGGAAGCCTGTGGCACTCACGCTGCGCTCCGGTTACGAGCGTGCCACCAGCGACGGAGTGGTCAGCGGCTTCGGCGGCCGGCACTGGTGGACGGTGACTTCCGCCGTACCGCCGGGGTCGGCTCTTCGTTTCACCTACCGCACCGACGCCGCCTCGCAGGGTCGCGGCGTGCTCGTCGCCGGAATCGGTCATGTCGACGCCGCCGACGGGTGGACCCCTCAACAGTTATGA
- a CDS encoding glycoside hydrolase family 3 protein, protein MRTRTVAFLAVAALGIGLPTPAVAKPHPINALIARMTLPEKVGQLFTTYVHGTAATTPSSDNKRLYGVDTPAEVVAKYHLGGVVYFSWTNSLQNPRQITTLSNGLQAASKKVPLMISTDQEHGVVTRMPAPATRFPGAMALGAGRDPAGAYRTGQVTGVELRAVGIRQAWAPVADVNVNPANPVIGVRSFSSDPTLTGTLAANQIRGLQQGAGISASAKHFPGHGDTATDSHTGLPVINHTRAQWQRIDAPPFRAAIAAGVDTIMSAHIVVPALDPTGDPATLSNPIITGLLRGEFGYRGVIVTDSLEMQGVREKYGDARVPVLALKAGIDVLLMPPNLDVAYRAVLKAVADGELTESRIDESVRRILTLKQKRGLLRWTPADPAAAQRIVGSAAHRRTAQSVTDRTVTVIRNDARLLPLATKGKRILVTGWTSSTYDTIGVLARELTATALPTTVPDQAAAAAREHDLTVVLSNNGQQQALLAALLKTGKPIVVVAVRNPYDLTALPGVTTYLATYSYTDVSMRALAKVLTGVTPPRGRLPVAIPGLYPYGHGLSWGVK, encoded by the coding sequence ATGCGAACGCGTACGGTCGCTTTCCTTGCTGTCGCCGCTTTGGGGATCGGGTTGCCCACCCCAGCGGTGGCGAAGCCGCACCCGATCAACGCCCTGATCGCCCGGATGACACTGCCGGAGAAGGTCGGGCAGCTCTTCACCACCTATGTGCACGGCACCGCCGCGACCACGCCTTCGAGCGACAACAAGCGGCTGTACGGGGTGGACACGCCCGCCGAGGTGGTCGCCAAGTACCACCTCGGCGGAGTCGTCTACTTCTCCTGGACGAACAGCCTGCAGAACCCGCGCCAGATCACCACGCTCAGCAACGGACTCCAGGCGGCGTCGAAGAAGGTGCCGCTGATGATCTCCACCGATCAGGAGCACGGCGTGGTCACCCGGATGCCGGCGCCCGCCACCCGGTTCCCCGGCGCGATGGCCCTCGGCGCCGGTCGTGACCCGGCCGGCGCCTACCGCACCGGGCAGGTCACCGGCGTCGAACTGCGCGCGGTCGGCATCCGCCAGGCCTGGGCCCCGGTCGCCGACGTCAACGTGAACCCGGCCAACCCGGTCATCGGCGTCCGCTCGTTCAGCAGCGACCCCACCTTGACCGGCACCCTGGCCGCGAACCAGATCCGCGGTCTCCAACAGGGCGCCGGTATTTCAGCGAGCGCCAAACACTTCCCCGGGCACGGCGACACCGCCACCGACAGTCACACCGGCCTGCCCGTCATCAACCACACCCGGGCGCAGTGGCAGCGGATCGACGCGCCACCGTTCCGGGCCGCGATCGCTGCCGGCGTCGACACGATCATGAGCGCGCACATCGTGGTCCCGGCTCTCGATCCGACCGGCGATCCGGCCACTCTGTCGAACCCGATCATCACCGGGCTGCTGCGCGGGGAATTCGGTTATCGCGGTGTGATCGTCACCGATTCTCTGGAGATGCAGGGCGTCCGGGAGAAGTACGGTGACGCGCGGGTGCCGGTGCTCGCCCTGAAAGCCGGCATCGACGTACTGCTGATGCCACCGAACCTGGACGTGGCCTACAGAGCGGTGCTGAAGGCGGTGGCCGACGGGGAACTCACCGAGTCCCGCATCGACGAGTCGGTGCGCCGGATCCTCACCCTCAAACAGAAGCGTGGCCTGCTGCGATGGACACCGGCCGACCCGGCCGCGGCACAACGGATCGTCGGCTCGGCGGCCCACCGGCGTACCGCGCAGTCGGTCACCGACCGCACGGTGACCGTGATCCGCAACGACGCCCGGCTGCTGCCACTGGCGACGAAGGGCAAGAGGATCCTGGTCACCGGATGGACCTCCAGTACGTACGACACGATCGGCGTGCTGGCCCGGGAACTCACCGCGACTGCTCTGCCCACGACCGTTCCGGATCAGGCGGCAGCCGCGGCCCGTGAACACGACCTGACCGTGGTGCTGAGCAACAACGGTCAGCAGCAGGCGCTGCTCGCGGCACTACTGAAGACCGGGAAGCCGATCGTGGTGGTGGCGGTGCGTAACCCCTACGACCTGACCGCGCTACCCGGCGTCACCACCTATCTGGCCACCTACAGCTACACGGATGTCTCGATGCGCGCTCTCGCCAAGGTTCTGACCGGTGTCACGCCACCCCGCGGGAGACTGCCCGTGGCGATACCGGGGCTCTACCCGTACGGCCATGGCCTGTCCTGGGGTGTGAAATGA
- a CDS encoding exo-beta-N-acetylmuramidase NamZ family protein, translated as MNRRGLLAGGAGVLLPVPVSLGTPLRTGLEKLADDGWAAVRGERIGVVSNPTGVDRDYRHLVDRMHADKVTIGGVFGPEHGFRGSAQAGAAEGTSTDARTGVTVYDAYLATAAKWEQMFTAAGVRVIVFDIQDVGARFYTYIYTLYDSMAAAARLGLRYVVLDRPNPAGGSAYGPMMTGGFTSGVGRLEIVQQHGMTVGELARFYNGEFLGGKVELEVIGCQGWHGRMFGRDLDLPWVLPSPNMPTPDTALVYPGTGMFEGVAALSEGRGTTRPFELIGGPGFDYRWCDRVAALDLPGVRFREAYFTPTFNKFADQLCAGIEVKIVDPRRYDPIRTAVAMLVEARKEKAFGWRADNGTRYFIDLLTGSSRLRTMIDARASAREVVEAWSGELAAFDRRRRPYLLYSRPGS; from the coding sequence ATGAACCGGCGGGGCCTGCTCGCCGGCGGGGCGGGAGTCCTGCTGCCGGTGCCGGTCAGCCTGGGCACGCCGCTGCGGACCGGCCTGGAGAAGCTCGCGGACGACGGATGGGCCGCCGTCCGCGGGGAACGAATCGGTGTCGTCTCCAACCCGACCGGCGTGGACCGTGACTACCGGCATCTCGTCGACCGGATGCACGCCGACAAGGTCACCATCGGCGGCGTCTTCGGCCCCGAGCACGGTTTCCGCGGGTCGGCGCAGGCGGGCGCCGCCGAGGGCACGAGCACCGACGCCCGCACCGGCGTGACCGTCTACGACGCCTATCTCGCCACCGCGGCGAAGTGGGAGCAGATGTTCACCGCGGCCGGGGTGCGCGTCATCGTCTTCGACATCCAGGACGTGGGCGCGCGGTTCTACACCTACATCTACACGCTGTACGACTCGATGGCCGCCGCCGCCCGCCTCGGCCTGCGTTACGTCGTGCTGGACCGGCCGAATCCGGCGGGCGGGAGCGCGTACGGGCCGATGATGACCGGCGGGTTCACCTCCGGGGTCGGCCGGCTCGAGATCGTGCAGCAGCACGGCATGACCGTCGGTGAACTGGCCCGGTTCTACAACGGCGAGTTCCTGGGCGGCAAGGTCGAGCTGGAGGTGATCGGCTGTCAGGGCTGGCACGGGCGGATGTTCGGCCGGGACCTGGACCTGCCGTGGGTGCTGCCCAGCCCCAACATGCCCACCCCGGACACCGCCCTGGTCTACCCCGGTACCGGCATGTTCGAAGGCGTGGCCGCGCTCTCCGAGGGCCGCGGCACCACCCGCCCGTTCGAACTGATCGGCGGCCCCGGCTTCGACTACCGCTGGTGTGACCGGGTGGCCGCGCTCGACCTGCCCGGAGTGCGGTTCCGGGAGGCCTACTTCACGCCCACGTTCAACAAGTTCGCTGATCAGTTGTGTGCCGGCATCGAGGTCAAAATCGTCGACCCGCGGCGGTACGACCCGATCCGCACCGCCGTGGCCATGCTCGTCGAGGCGCGTAAGGAGAAGGCGTTCGGCTGGCGTGCCGACAACGGCACCCGGTACTTCATCGATCTGCTCACCGGCTCGTCCCGCCTGCGCACGATGATCGACGCCCGTGCCTCGGCCCGCGAGGTGGTCGAGGCGTGGTCCGGTGAACTGGCCGCTTTCGACCGGCGGCGACGGCCGTACCTGCTCTACTCCCGGCCCGGCTCCTGA
- a CDS encoding N-acetylglucosamine kinase: MGTGMVIGVDAGATTTRCVVATVDGTVVGRGAGGGANRNSSGGEVSASIETALTGALRSVDRAAITAGVLGAAGSSGLGRDAFRAEAGRAWRAAGLTGEMGTVTDLEVAFAAGTPDRDGVLLLAGTGALAARFAGGVLDRRCDGYGWLLGDEGSAVWIGVRALRAVLAALDGRGEPTVLVEAARTHFRVPPADPEEAAQGLVAATFAVPPALLGGFAPAVSAAAEQDDAVAARICAAATGRLLHTFDRVGPPSAAVVVLAGSVLLTPGPIARQVRAGLLARTGVQPRSALDGAAGAAALAISRITGAPVAPVIHAKLTHQEPGRE, from the coding sequence ATGGGTACGGGGATGGTGATCGGCGTCGACGCGGGCGCCACGACCACGCGATGTGTGGTCGCGACGGTCGACGGCACGGTGGTCGGCCGGGGCGCGGGCGGCGGAGCGAACCGTAACAGCAGTGGCGGCGAAGTGAGCGCGAGCATCGAGACGGCCCTGACCGGGGCGCTGCGGTCGGTCGACCGGGCCGCGATAACAGCCGGGGTCCTCGGTGCCGCGGGATCGTCGGGCCTCGGCCGGGACGCGTTCCGGGCGGAGGCGGGGCGGGCCTGGCGGGCGGCCGGACTGACCGGTGAGATGGGCACGGTGACCGATCTGGAGGTGGCGTTCGCGGCCGGCACCCCGGACCGCGACGGGGTGCTGCTGCTGGCCGGCACCGGCGCGCTGGCCGCCCGGTTCGCCGGTGGGGTGCTGGATCGCCGGTGCGACGGCTACGGGTGGCTGCTCGGCGACGAGGGTTCCGCGGTGTGGATCGGGGTGCGGGCGTTGCGCGCGGTGCTGGCCGCTCTGGACGGCCGCGGTGAGCCGACGGTGCTGGTGGAGGCCGCGCGCACTCATTTCCGGGTGCCTCCGGCTGATCCCGAGGAGGCGGCCCAGGGGCTGGTCGCCGCCACGTTCGCGGTGCCGCCCGCGCTGCTGGGCGGCTTCGCGCCCGCGGTGAGTGCCGCCGCCGAGCAGGACGACGCGGTGGCCGCGCGAATCTGCGCCGCGGCCACCGGTCGCCTCCTGCACACCTTCGACCGGGTCGGCCCGCCATCCGCCGCGGTCGTGGTGCTCGCAGGATCGGTGCTGCTCACGCCCGGCCCGATCGCGCGGCAGGTGCGCGCCGGTCTGCTGGCCCGCACCGGAGTGCAGCCCCGGAGCGCGCTCGACGGTGCCGCCGGCGCCGCGGCTCTGGCGATCTCCCGGATCACCGGCGCCCCCGTGGCGCCGGTGATCCATGCCAAGCTCACCCATCAGGAGCCGGGCCGGGAGTAG
- a CDS encoding MurR/RpiR family transcriptional regulator, giving the protein MTERKRGTAETVVRARGLLPSLSPAEQRVARVIIEEAATASRLTITDLAERAGSSETTVIRFCRAMGFAGYSELRLTLAAESGRRDDTTEAIGSDISPGDDLAEVVKKIAFADARAVEETASQIDIAVLGQVVELLAEARRVDIYGVGASAFVATDFQHKLHRIGRVAFAWSDTHVAMSSAALLDERDVAFGISHTGTTSDTIDAFTEAKRHGARTVALTNFPRSPITTLADLVLTTAARETTYRSGAMSSRLAQLTVIDCVFVGVAQRTYQQTRTALDATYAAVRDRRISTDRRRT; this is encoded by the coding sequence ATGACAGAGCGGAAGCGCGGCACAGCCGAAACGGTGGTCCGGGCCCGGGGCCTGCTGCCGTCGCTGTCCCCGGCCGAGCAGCGGGTCGCGCGGGTGATCATCGAGGAGGCGGCCACCGCGTCCCGGCTCACCATCACCGACCTCGCCGAGCGGGCCGGTTCCAGCGAGACCACGGTGATCCGGTTCTGCCGGGCGATGGGCTTCGCCGGCTACTCCGAGCTGCGGCTGACCCTGGCCGCCGAGTCCGGCCGCCGCGACGACACCACCGAAGCGATCGGCAGCGACATCAGCCCCGGTGACGACCTCGCCGAGGTGGTCAAGAAGATCGCCTTCGCGGACGCCCGCGCCGTCGAGGAGACCGCCTCCCAGATCGACATCGCCGTGCTCGGACAGGTCGTCGAGCTGTTGGCCGAGGCGCGCCGGGTGGACATCTACGGCGTCGGAGCCAGCGCCTTCGTCGCCACCGACTTCCAGCACAAACTGCACCGCATCGGCCGGGTCGCGTTCGCCTGGAGCGACACCCACGTGGCGATGAGCAGCGCCGCCCTGCTCGACGAGCGCGACGTCGCCTTCGGCATCTCGCACACCGGCACCACCAGCGACACCATCGACGCGTTCACCGAGGCCAAACGGCACGGGGCTCGCACGGTGGCACTCACCAACTTCCCCCGGTCGCCGATCACCACGCTCGCCGACCTGGTGCTCACCACCGCGGCCCGGGAGACGACGTACCGGTCCGGGGCCATGTCCAGCCGCTTGGCCCAGCTCACCGTCATCGACTGCGTGTTCGTCGGCGTCGCGCAGCGCACGTACCAGCAGACCCGGACCGCACTCGACGCCACCTACGCGGCCGTGCGCGACCGGCGCATCAGCACTGACCGGAGGCGCACATGA